A single genomic interval of Musa acuminata AAA Group cultivar baxijiao chromosome BXJ3-4, Cavendish_Baxijiao_AAA, whole genome shotgun sequence harbors:
- the LOC135637225 gene encoding small ribosomal subunit protein RACK1z-like, protein MADTLVLRGTMRGHTDMVTAIAAPIDNSDMIVSSSRDKSVLVWHLTKDAPAASADGSGVDSYGVPRRRLTGHSHFVQDVVLSSDGQFALSGSWDGDLRLWDLSTGVTTRRFFGHTKDVLSVAFSIDNRQIVSASRDGTIKLWNTLGECKYTIQDADAHTNWVSCVRFSPNAYQPTIVSGSWDRTVKVWNLTNCKLRCTLAGHAGYVNTVAVSPDGSLCASGGKDGVTLLWDLAEGKRLYSLDAGAIIHSLCFSPNRYWLCAATQESVKIWDLESKSIVQDLKPEITTTKNQMLYCTSLTWSADGITLFTGYTDGTIRVWEIRY, encoded by the exons ATGGCCGACACTCTGGTCCTCCGGGGCACGATGCGTGGCCACACCGACATGGTGACGGCCATCGCGGCCCCCATCGACAACTCTGACATGATTGTATCCTCCTCCCGGGACAAGTCCGTACTCGTGTGGCACCTCACCAAGGACGCCCCAGCCGCCTCCGCGGACGGGAGTGGCGTCGACTCCTACGGCGTCCCCCGGCGGCGCCTGACCGGGCACTCCCACTTCGTCCAGGACGTGGTCCTCTCTTCCGATGGCCAATTTGCCCTCTCCGGTTCCTGGGACGGCGATCTCCGTCTCTGGGATCTCTCCACCGGTGTCACCACCCGCCGCTTCTTTGGCCACACCAAGGACGTTCTTTCCGTCGCCTTCTCTATCGACAATCGCCAGATCGTGTCTGCCTCCCGCGACGGCACCATCAAGCTCTGGAACACCCTCGGCGAGTGCAAGTACACCATCCAGGACGCCGATGCTCACACCAACTGGGTTAGCTGCGTCCGTTTCAGCCCCAACGCGTACCAGCCTACCATTGTTTCCGGTTCCTGGGACCGTACCGTCAAGGTCTGGAACTTGACCAACTGCAAGCTCCGATGCACACTCGCTGGCCACGCCGGCTACGTCAACACGGTTGCCGTCAGCCCGGACGGCTCCCTTTGCGCCAGCGGTGGTAAGGATGGGGTCACGCTGCTCTGGGACCTCGCCGAGGGGAAGCGCCTCTACTCGCTTGATGCCGGGGCCATTATCCACTCCCTCTGTTTCAGTCCCAACCGATACTGGCTTTGCGCTGCCACTCAGGAGAGCGTGAAGATCTGGGATCTTGAGAGCAAGTCCATCGTGCAGGATCTCAAGCCTGAGATCACTACCACTAAGAATCAG ATGTTATACTGCACAAGCTTGACTTGGAGTGCCGACGGTATCACACTGTTCACCGGTTACACCGATGGAACCATCAGAGTTTGGGAGATACGCTACTAG